In a genomic window of Occallatibacter riparius:
- a CDS encoding metal-sulfur cluster assembly factor, with the protein MLTEIDIFTALRDCFDPEVKLNLVDLGLIYGVETGPDPDSTPMWPRQWVKVKMTLTTQACPASGLIFEQVHNRLASIPHISKVDVELVWEPKWTPHRISEAGRRQLGI; encoded by the coding sequence ATGCTTACTGAAATCGACATTTTCACAGCTCTGCGGGACTGCTTCGATCCCGAGGTGAAGCTGAACCTCGTTGATCTGGGGCTGATCTATGGCGTGGAAACGGGACCCGATCCGGATTCGACGCCGATGTGGCCACGGCAGTGGGTGAAGGTGAAGATGACCCTGACGACGCAGGCGTGCCCCGCCAGCGGCCTGATTTTCGAACAGGTGCACAACCGGCTGGCGAGCATCCCCCATATTTCAAAGGTGGACGTGGAACTGGTGTGGGAGCCGAAGTGGACGCCGCACCGCATCAGCGAAGCGGGACGGCGTCAGCTTGGCATTTGA
- the atpC gene encoding ATP synthase F1 subunit epsilon: protein MADTSNELRVRLVTPERILFEACADAVELPAKNGYMEVLYGHAPLLAELGAGDVRLHGAKGGDMQPEQIYNVSWGFVEVLPDRVTILANDALKPQEIDVNRAQQQLDRGTKLWNEAGESEEAYDHALHVISEAEAKLATAQEK, encoded by the coding sequence ATGGCTGATACATCCAACGAACTTCGGGTCCGGCTCGTCACTCCCGAGCGCATCCTCTTCGAGGCCTGCGCCGATGCCGTCGAGCTGCCCGCGAAGAACGGCTACATGGAAGTCCTCTACGGGCACGCGCCGCTGCTGGCCGAGCTTGGCGCGGGCGACGTTCGCCTGCACGGAGCCAAGGGCGGAGACATGCAACCCGAGCAAATCTACAACGTGAGCTGGGGCTTTGTCGAAGTGCTCCCCGACCGCGTCACCATTCTGGCCAACGATGCCCTCAAGCCGCAGGAGATCGACGTCAATCGCGCCCAGCAGCAGCTCGACCGCGGCACGAAGCTCTGGAACGAAGCCGGCGAAAGCGAGGAGGCATACGATCACGCCCTCCACGTCATCTCCGAAGCCGAAGCCAAGCTGGCCACCGCCCAGGAAAAATAA
- a CDS encoding polyprenyl synthetase family protein codes for MSVDVKTLIHEGAELTDRALEALIPSAETVPNSIHGAMRHSTFAGGKRLRPVLAMQAAATIAGSVPRGIENLGAALEMLHTYSLIHDDLPALDNDDLRRGKPTCHVAFGEAIAILAGDALQTRAFEVLAGLECPPASTVKIIGLIANAVGTVDGMIGGQVLDIESEGKKPTPELVEAIHRAKTGALIRVSVVAGGVFAGATDEDVARLDTFGRKAGLAFQIVDDVLDMTVDSAQLGKTAGKDLATEKATWPAVYGIEQSERDAAALIEEAFAALAPYGSRADGLKSVAQYLVERKN; via the coding sequence ATGTCAGTCGACGTAAAAACGCTGATTCACGAGGGCGCGGAGCTTACGGATCGCGCGCTTGAGGCTCTGATTCCGAGCGCCGAGACCGTGCCGAATTCGATCCACGGGGCCATGCGGCATTCGACGTTTGCGGGCGGCAAGCGGCTGCGGCCGGTGCTCGCCATGCAGGCTGCGGCGACGATTGCCGGCTCTGTTCCGCGCGGGATTGAGAACCTGGGCGCGGCGCTGGAGATGCTGCATACCTATTCGCTGATTCATGACGATTTGCCGGCGCTGGATAACGACGATCTGCGGCGCGGCAAGCCGACGTGTCATGTGGCGTTCGGCGAGGCGATTGCGATTCTCGCAGGCGATGCCCTGCAGACGCGGGCGTTCGAGGTGTTGGCAGGGTTGGAGTGTCCGCCGGCCTCGACGGTGAAGATCATCGGGCTGATTGCGAATGCGGTGGGCACGGTGGATGGGATGATCGGCGGGCAGGTTCTCGATATTGAGAGCGAGGGCAAGAAGCCGACGCCGGAGCTGGTGGAGGCCATTCATCGCGCCAAAACCGGGGCGCTGATCCGCGTGAGCGTGGTGGCCGGCGGTGTGTTTGCCGGGGCTACGGATGAAGACGTAGCGCGGCTGGATACGTTCGGGCGCAAGGCTGGGCTGGCGTTTCAGATTGTCGATGATGTGCTGGATATGACGGTAGACTCCGCGCAACTGGGCAAGACGGCAGGCAAGGATCTAGCAACGGAGAAGGCCACGTGGCCCGCTGTCTACGGCATCGAGCAGAGCGAGCGCGATGCGGCGGCGCTGATTGAGGAAGCATTTGCTGCGCTGGCCCCATATGGCAGCCGGGCGGACGGGCTGAAGTCGGTGGCGCAGTACCTGGTTGAGCGCAAGAACTGA
- the atpG gene encoding ATP synthase F1 subunit gamma — MANVLDLRRRIRSVKNTRQITKAMKMVSAAKLRRAQERALAARPYAQMISSVLESLTRRIDIFDPETGELRHPLFITRPEKRVLLIVISGDKGFAGAFNANILKASLQYIEAAGDKQIDIEAIGKKGRDLLRRRYPAASCTDCSEEHPTGRLERKSAVELMPDHPGMLLKLEASRVFELAQSIVSRYVHEDIDAAYIVYNEFKSVIAQRLVVEKLLPLIKIGSHQLAGVIEFSPEELERAGEAARTAGVSLEPADTAEADEEAKKFGTANVDYIYEQSPEELFNGLLPQYIASLLYHAMSESVAAEQAARMTAMDSATNNATDMIDAYTLQMNRVRQAAITKEIIEIVSGAAAV; from the coding sequence ATGGCCAACGTACTCGATCTTCGACGCCGCATCCGCAGCGTAAAAAACACGCGCCAGATCACCAAGGCCATGAAGATGGTCTCGGCGGCCAAGCTGCGCCGTGCGCAGGAGCGTGCGCTGGCTGCGAGGCCTTATGCGCAGATGATCTCCAGCGTGCTGGAATCGCTTACCCGGCGCATTGACATCTTCGATCCCGAGACCGGTGAGCTGCGCCACCCCCTCTTCATCACCCGTCCTGAGAAGCGCGTGCTGCTCATCGTGATCAGCGGCGACAAGGGCTTTGCAGGGGCGTTCAACGCCAACATCCTCAAGGCTTCGCTGCAATACATTGAGGCTGCCGGCGACAAGCAGATCGACATCGAGGCCATCGGCAAGAAGGGCCGCGACCTGCTTCGCCGCCGCTACCCCGCAGCCTCCTGCACCGACTGTTCGGAAGAACACCCGACCGGCCGTCTGGAGCGCAAGAGCGCCGTCGAGCTCATGCCCGACCACCCCGGCATGCTGCTCAAGCTCGAAGCCAGTCGCGTCTTTGAGCTCGCGCAGAGCATCGTCTCCCGCTACGTGCATGAGGATATCGACGCCGCCTACATCGTCTACAACGAGTTCAAGTCGGTCATCGCACAGCGGCTCGTGGTCGAGAAGCTCCTTCCGCTCATCAAGATCGGCAGCCACCAGCTCGCCGGGGTAATCGAGTTCAGCCCTGAGGAGTTGGAGCGCGCCGGCGAAGCCGCACGCACCGCCGGTGTTTCGCTCGAGCCCGCCGACACCGCAGAGGCCGACGAGGAAGCCAAGAAGTTCGGCACCGCGAACGTCGACTACATCTACGAGCAGTCGCCCGAAGAACTGTTCAACGGCCTGCTCCCGCAGTACATCGCTTCCCTGCTCTACCACGCCATGTCGGAGTCGGTCGCTGCAGAGCAGGCAGCCCGCATGACGGCGATGGATTCGGCAACCAACAACGCCACAGACATGATCGACGCCTACACGCTGCAGATGAACCGCGTGCGCCAGGCGGCCATCACCAAGGAAATCATCGAAATCGTTTCCGGCGCCGCCGCAGTGTAA
- a CDS encoding ATP synthase F0 subunit B has protein sequence MKHLQGTTTDRLFAFVLMAGLATGVAFAPVRAFAQEANPSAPVKSQADSHGQAGLPAQPGQEKAEEEEEHNVFRHNSLVQAISDAVFKDDKNATDPEQKARRDEHIEKTARTFEWVNSLILILCIVIPLAKILPKIIRRRSETLKQNLQEARKTTADANTRLSAVEAQLARLDEEIAQIRANVESESKQDEAKIKASIEEESARIVASAEQEIASASAQAQRALRHFAAELAIDNAARQLTLSPEADRALIAQFVNDANHNGASNGGAQGGKR, from the coding sequence TTGAAGCATCTGCAGGGTACAACTACCGATCGTCTTTTCGCTTTTGTCCTGATGGCCGGACTGGCCACGGGCGTGGCGTTCGCGCCGGTGCGCGCGTTCGCCCAGGAAGCCAATCCGTCCGCACCCGTGAAGTCACAGGCCGACTCACACGGCCAGGCTGGCCTTCCGGCCCAGCCCGGCCAGGAGAAAGCCGAGGAAGAAGAAGAGCACAACGTCTTCCGCCACAACTCGCTGGTGCAGGCCATTTCTGACGCTGTCTTCAAGGACGACAAGAACGCTACCGATCCGGAACAAAAAGCGCGCCGCGACGAGCACATCGAGAAGACCGCCCGCACCTTCGAGTGGGTCAACTCGCTCATCCTGATCCTCTGCATCGTGATTCCGCTGGCGAAGATTCTGCCGAAGATCATTCGGCGCCGCTCGGAGACGCTCAAGCAGAATCTCCAGGAAGCCCGCAAAACCACGGCCGACGCGAATACGCGTCTGAGCGCCGTGGAAGCGCAGCTCGCCCGCCTGGACGAGGAGATCGCGCAGATCCGCGCCAACGTCGAGTCGGAAAGCAAGCAGGACGAGGCCAAGATCAAGGCCAGCATTGAGGAAGAAAGCGCCCGCATCGTGGCCTCAGCCGAGCAGGAGATCGCTTCGGCGTCCGCGCAGGCACAACGCGCCTTGCGTCACTTCGCAGCCGAGCTCGCGATCGACAATGCAGCGCGCCAGCTCACGCTCTCGCCCGAAGCCGACCGCGCTCTCATCGCACAGTTCGTCAACGATGCGAATCATAATGGCGCATCTAACGGCGGAGCCCAGGGAGGAAAACGCTAA
- the atpH gene encoding ATP synthase F1 subunit delta, which translates to MAAFVSHYARALADVVLQAKLDIAGIDRQINDFLAAWDSSPQLREVFENPAISEAQKVTVLDKMNAKLGMIPQLRNFIAVLIRNGRVAHVREVIQAYRTELQERQGVRQAEIVTARELGEQERNFLLAGVGQLAGAKIQATFKLDPSILGGTVVRIGSTVYDGSVKGRLERLREELVAG; encoded by the coding sequence ATGGCAGCCTTTGTCTCCCACTACGCCCGCGCCCTCGCCGATGTGGTTCTGCAGGCGAAGCTTGATATAGCCGGCATCGACCGGCAGATCAATGACTTTCTGGCTGCCTGGGACTCGAGCCCGCAACTGCGGGAAGTTTTCGAAAATCCGGCCATCTCTGAGGCTCAGAAGGTTACGGTTCTCGACAAGATGAACGCGAAGCTGGGCATGATTCCGCAGCTCCGCAACTTCATCGCCGTGCTCATCCGCAATGGCCGCGTCGCCCACGTGCGCGAAGTCATCCAGGCTTATCGCACTGAGTTGCAGGAGCGCCAGGGCGTCCGGCAGGCAGAGATCGTAACGGCCCGCGAACTGGGCGAACAGGAACGCAATTTTCTGCTGGCGGGCGTAGGTCAGCTTGCCGGCGCAAAGATTCAGGCTACATTCAAGCTCGACCCGTCGATCCTCGGCGGAACCGTCGTCCGCATCGGCTCTACCGTATACGACGGCTCCGTAAAAGGACGGCTGGAGCGCTTGAGAGAAGAATTGGTGGCGGGCTGA
- the atpD gene encoding F0F1 ATP synthase subunit beta — protein MAQNIGKVIQISGPAVDVQFDEATMPPIYQALQVTSEGFNTPVPIDVMLEVQQHLGEGRVRTVAMQATDGMVRGMNAIDLGGPIRVPVGKETLGRVLNVIGQPVDELGPIGEKERNPIHRLAPAFDEQSTREEMFETGIKVIDLIQPFLKGGKIGLFGGAGVGKTVVIMELINNVAKNHGGFSVFGGVGERTREGNDLWVEMTESGVIKPGKWEESKCALVYGQMTEPPGARLRVALTALTVAEYFRDVEGADTLLFIDNIFRFTQAGSEVSTLLGRMPSAVGYQPNLATEMGELQERITSTSKGSVTSVQAVYVPADDLTDPAPATTFAHLDATTVLSRPLSELGIYPAVDPLASTSRILSARVVGQEHYDVAQGVKRILQRYKDLQDIIAILGIDELSEEDKLTVARARKIQKFLSQPFHVAEQFTGINGRYVKVADTVRSFKEILEGKHDDVPEQAFYMQGAIEEVLAQAEKLKATA, from the coding sequence ATGGCACAAAACATCGGCAAGGTCATCCAGATTTCCGGTCCCGCGGTGGACGTTCAGTTCGACGAAGCCACGATGCCGCCCATCTACCAGGCGCTCCAGGTCACCAGCGAAGGCTTCAACACGCCTGTGCCCATCGACGTGATGCTCGAAGTCCAGCAGCACCTGGGCGAAGGCCGCGTCCGCACCGTCGCCATGCAGGCCACGGACGGCATGGTGCGCGGCATGAACGCCATCGACCTCGGCGGCCCCATCCGCGTTCCGGTAGGCAAGGAGACGCTGGGCCGCGTGCTCAACGTCATCGGCCAGCCGGTGGACGAACTCGGTCCCATCGGCGAAAAAGAGCGCAACCCCATCCACCGTCTCGCGCCCGCGTTCGACGAGCAGTCAACGCGCGAAGAGATGTTCGAGACCGGCATCAAGGTCATCGACCTGATCCAGCCCTTCCTCAAGGGCGGCAAGATCGGCCTCTTCGGCGGCGCCGGCGTCGGCAAGACCGTCGTCATCATGGAGCTCATCAACAACGTTGCCAAGAATCACGGCGGTTTCTCCGTGTTCGGCGGCGTGGGCGAGCGCACCCGTGAAGGCAACGACCTTTGGGTCGAAATGACCGAGTCCGGCGTCATCAAGCCCGGCAAATGGGAGGAGTCAAAGTGCGCCTTGGTCTATGGCCAGATGACCGAGCCGCCCGGCGCTCGCCTGCGCGTGGCCCTCACCGCTCTCACCGTCGCCGAGTACTTCCGCGACGTGGAAGGCGCCGACACCCTGCTCTTCATCGACAACATCTTCCGCTTCACGCAGGCCGGATCCGAAGTATCCACGCTGCTCGGCCGTATGCCCTCCGCCGTGGGATACCAGCCCAATCTCGCAACGGAAATGGGCGAACTCCAGGAGCGCATCACCTCAACGAGCAAGGGCTCGGTCACCTCGGTGCAGGCCGTATACGTGCCCGCCGACGACCTTACCGATCCCGCGCCGGCCACGACCTTCGCCCACCTCGACGCCACCACCGTGTTGAGCCGGCCGTTGTCTGAGCTTGGCATTTACCCCGCTGTAGATCCTCTGGCTTCCACCTCGCGCATCCTCTCCGCACGCGTCGTCGGCCAGGAGCACTACGACGTGGCCCAGGGCGTGAAGCGCATTCTGCAGCGCTACAAGGACCTGCAGGACATCATCGCCATCCTCGGCATCGACGAACTCTCGGAAGAAGACAAGCTCACCGTGGCCCGCGCCCGCAAGATCCAGAAGTTCCTCTCGCAGCCGTTCCACGTTGCCGAGCAGTTCACTGGAATCAACGGCCGCTACGTTAAGGTTGCCGACACCGTCCGGAGCTTCAAAGAGATCCTCGAGGGCAAGCACGACGACGTGCCAGAGCAGGCCTTCTACATGCAGGGCGCTATCGAGGAAGTCCTTGCCCAAGCCGAGAAGCTGAAGGCGACGGCGTAA
- the atpA gene encoding F0F1 ATP synthase subunit alpha produces MAQIKADEITQILREQIANYDSKVQVDEVGTITSLGDGIARIHGLDKVMAGELLSFPHGIAGLALSLEEDYVGAVIMGEYTELKEGMEVKRTGKILSVPVGEAMIGRVVNTLGQPIDDKGPIATKDMLPVERLAPGIIDRQGVREPMATGLKAIDAMIPIGRGQRELIIGDRQTGKTAVLLDTIINNAKNDLICIYCAIGQKRSSIAGVVQTLTEAGAMGHTIIVAASASEPAPMLYLAPYAATAMGEYFRDNGKHALVMYDDLSKHAMAYREISLLLRRPPGREAYPGDVFYLHSRLLERSSKMSKERGGGSLTALPVIETQAGDVSAYIPTNVISITDGQIFLETDLFNSGVRPAVNVGLSVSRVGFSAAIKAVKQVGSTLKLDLAQYRELAAFAQFGSDLDALTQKQLNRGQRLTELLKQPQFQPLTWQQQAIVLFAGTQGYLDDLKISEIRPFEDGLHKYFATQQSALVDDLTQKKQLDDDLRNRLHAAIKDYKETFKAQTAEAVTA; encoded by the coding sequence ATGGCTCAGATCAAGGCAGACGAGATTACGCAGATACTTCGCGAGCAGATCGCGAATTACGACTCGAAGGTGCAGGTCGACGAAGTCGGCACCATCACCTCCCTCGGCGACGGCATCGCCCGGATCCACGGCCTGGACAAGGTCATGGCCGGCGAGCTGCTCAGCTTCCCCCACGGCATCGCGGGCCTCGCCCTCTCGCTTGAAGAGGACTACGTCGGCGCCGTCATCATGGGCGAGTACACCGAGCTCAAGGAAGGCATGGAGGTCAAGCGCACCGGCAAGATCCTCTCCGTGCCCGTGGGCGAGGCCATGATCGGCCGCGTGGTCAACACGCTCGGCCAGCCCATCGACGACAAGGGTCCCATCGCCACCAAGGACATGCTCCCCGTCGAGCGCCTTGCCCCCGGCATCATCGACCGCCAGGGCGTGCGCGAGCCCATGGCCACCGGCCTCAAAGCCATTGACGCCATGATTCCGATCGGCCGCGGACAGCGCGAGCTGATCATCGGTGACCGCCAGACCGGCAAGACCGCCGTCCTGCTCGACACCATCATCAATAACGCCAAGAACGACCTGATCTGCATCTACTGCGCCATCGGCCAGAAGCGCTCCTCGATCGCCGGCGTGGTGCAGACGCTCACCGAAGCCGGCGCCATGGGCCACACCATCATCGTGGCCGCTTCTGCCTCCGAGCCGGCGCCGATGCTCTACCTCGCGCCCTACGCCGCCACCGCCATGGGCGAGTACTTCCGCGACAACGGCAAGCACGCGCTGGTGATGTACGACGATCTTTCCAAGCACGCCATGGCGTACCGCGAAATCTCGCTGCTGCTCCGCCGGCCGCCGGGCCGCGAAGCCTATCCCGGCGACGTGTTCTATCTCCACTCGCGCCTGCTCGAGCGCTCCTCGAAGATGAGCAAGGAGCGCGGCGGCGGTTCGCTCACCGCGCTGCCGGTCATCGAGACTCAGGCCGGCGACGTCTCCGCCTACATTCCCACCAACGTCATTTCGATCACCGACGGCCAGATCTTCCTTGAAACTGACCTGTTCAACTCCGGCGTTCGCCCGGCTGTGAACGTCGGCCTCTCGGTCTCGCGCGTCGGCTTCTCGGCGGCCATCAAGGCGGTCAAGCAGGTCGGCTCAACGCTGAAGCTCGACCTCGCCCAGTACCGCGAACTCGCGGCCTTCGCGCAGTTCGGTTCCGACCTCGATGCGCTCACGCAGAAACAGCTCAACCGCGGCCAGCGCCTCACCGAGTTGCTCAAACAGCCGCAGTTCCAGCCGCTCACCTGGCAGCAGCAGGCCATCGTTCTTTTCGCCGGGACCCAGGGCTATCTGGACGACCTGAAGATCAGCGAGATCCGGCCCTTCGAAGACGGCCTGCACAAGTACTTCGCGACCCAACAGTCGGCGCTGGTCGACGACCTGACGCAGAAGAAGCAGCTCGATGACGACCTGCGCAACCGCCTGCACGCAGCCATCAAGGACTACAAAGAGACCTTCAAAGCGCAGACCGCGGAAGCAGTAACGGCGTAA
- a CDS encoding 6-pyruvoyl-tetrahydropterin synthase-related protein — MLLAAALAVVPLVLRGTSCGHDFDFHLVSWIDALDSWRHGIVYPHWATTPNYMAGEPRFVFYPPLTWMLGAALGAVLPWMAVPVAMTFLLLAGTGLATRALARQALPEGAATLAGCVAIFSGYSLYTVYERSAFAELAGGIWIPLLLLLVLSERQRVVDGTAAAGLALVVAGAWLSNAPVGVMACYLLAGFAVVVAVMRRSLKPVLRAALGAVLGLGLAAFYLMPAAVEQKWVDIEQATGDAGEQIQNSFLFGHHADPQLALHDAELQRVSWIAVAMLAVIAAALVISWRRKKLAGARSWWVPLALIPAGVLFLLLPLSLPVWNLLPKMQFLQFPWRWLVVLEAPLGIFVAAAVEQGVGSREQGIGRPERLQWIGRAVCGLVFVGLTVFVGRVFFEECDPYDAIPGMLQDYHNGDGFQGTDEYEPVGAENGLVAENLPAACLVADANAALGKTSADNPQPSWAAEQKSCVAVVPDPESADAKHWRAEGSVPSAGYLVLRLRRYPAWNVTVNGARVADLGTRDDGLMVVPVSPGSVKVQAEWRATPDMWKGRLISFTALTLTAALGLVTVLGAVGRRSQSQLK; from the coding sequence GTGCTGCTGGCCGCCGCATTGGCGGTTGTGCCGCTGGTGCTACGCGGAACTTCGTGCGGGCACGATTTCGATTTTCATCTTGTGTCGTGGATCGATGCGCTGGATAGCTGGCGGCACGGCATTGTGTATCCGCACTGGGCTACGACTCCGAACTACATGGCGGGCGAGCCGCGGTTCGTGTTCTATCCGCCGCTGACGTGGATGCTGGGGGCGGCTCTGGGGGCGGTGCTGCCGTGGATGGCCGTGCCGGTGGCTATGACTTTTCTGCTGCTGGCGGGCACAGGCCTGGCCACGCGGGCACTGGCGCGGCAGGCGTTGCCGGAGGGAGCAGCGACGCTGGCTGGATGCGTTGCGATATTTTCGGGCTATTCACTGTACACCGTATATGAGCGCTCGGCGTTTGCGGAACTGGCGGGAGGAATCTGGATTCCGCTGCTGTTGTTGCTGGTTCTGAGTGAGAGACAGCGCGTGGTGGATGGGACGGCGGCGGCAGGGTTGGCGCTGGTGGTAGCGGGGGCGTGGCTGTCGAACGCTCCGGTGGGCGTGATGGCGTGCTATCTGCTGGCGGGGTTCGCGGTTGTTGTGGCAGTGATGCGGCGGTCGTTGAAACCGGTTTTGCGGGCCGCTCTGGGAGCGGTGCTGGGGCTGGGTCTGGCTGCTTTCTATCTGATGCCTGCGGCGGTGGAACAGAAGTGGGTGGATATCGAGCAGGCCACCGGCGACGCCGGCGAGCAGATTCAGAACAGCTTCCTATTCGGGCATCACGCGGATCCGCAGCTTGCGCTGCATGACGCGGAGTTGCAGCGGGTGTCGTGGATTGCGGTTGCGATGCTGGCCGTGATAGCCGCGGCCCTTGTTATCTCGTGGCGGCGGAAAAAGCTGGCGGGTGCGCGGAGCTGGTGGGTGCCGCTGGCGCTGATTCCGGCAGGCGTTTTGTTTTTGCTGCTTCCGCTCAGCTTGCCTGTTTGGAATCTGTTGCCGAAGATGCAGTTTCTGCAGTTTCCGTGGCGATGGCTGGTGGTGCTGGAGGCGCCGTTGGGCATCTTCGTCGCGGCAGCGGTCGAGCAGGGAGTAGGGAGTAGGGAACAGGGAATAGGACGTCCTGAGAGGCTGCAGTGGATCGGGCGTGCGGTGTGCGGGCTAGTGTTTGTTGGGCTGACCGTGTTTGTTGGGCGGGTTTTTTTTGAAGAGTGCGATCCGTACGACGCGATTCCGGGGATGCTGCAGGATTATCACAACGGCGACGGTTTCCAGGGGACGGACGAGTATGAGCCGGTTGGAGCGGAGAACGGACTGGTAGCGGAGAATCTGCCTGCGGCGTGCCTGGTGGCCGATGCGAACGCCGCGCTGGGCAAGACGAGTGCCGACAATCCGCAGCCCTCGTGGGCGGCCGAGCAGAAGAGCTGCGTGGCGGTCGTGCCAGACCCGGAATCGGCAGATGCGAAGCACTGGAGGGCGGAGGGTAGCGTGCCGAGCGCAGGGTACCTGGTACTGCGGCTGCGGCGATACCCGGCGTGGAACGTTACGGTGAATGGCGCGCGCGTCGCCGATCTGGGCACGCGGGATGATGGGCTGATGGTGGTGCCGGTGTCGCCGGGATCCGTGAAGGTGCAGGCGGAGTGGCGGGCTACACCGGATATGTGGAAGGGTCGATTGATTAGTTTTACCGCGCTGACGCTGACCGCCGCCCTCGGGCTTGTCACAGTGCTGGGTGCGGTGGGGCGGCGCAGTCAATCTCAGCTAAAATGA